The Neodiprion pinetum isolate iyNeoPine1 chromosome 5, iyNeoPine1.2, whole genome shotgun sequence genome segment ataccgtACGTCATAACGTAACgcacacacccacacacacacacacacacacacacacacacacgcacgcatttatgtatacatatgtttatATACAAACACAGATACACTAGCGCGACTGTGTAACAAGAGGGATCTTCGGAAAAGCTCACTGATGGTTGTACATATTTGATAATCTGACATTAATTTAGacatagatatacatataataactttattatttgaataaaacaaatctATAATAATGGTTTACTTAAAACCTTACATATATaggtgtgtgtgtatatatatacatatacatgggTGTATCCTCCGTCCATTACGAACAGCTGATCTGTCTCCCAGGGAgtcatgaaattttcaaattgaaacaatatttaaattcctttCAATCATTCCAACTACCCacattatacaaatatttttttacatatctttatacatattactatacgtacatatacatatatacgttgattattaatatttttcattgatcgTGATGAGAGCATGGAAAactatcttgaatttttaacaccCGAAATTACAACATAACGTACAatttgacggaaaaaaaaagtaaattggtGATCATAAAATCATTCGACTCAACAAGTTGCAGCGAAATTCATTGAccaacttattgttagtatgGAAGTTCGATTTATCGGACACCTGTTTAATTGATAACTTTGTTGTAATATACGTGTCTTGGAAATCGTCCAACAATGAGATACGGCTTGGCTGATACGATGACATTCAAACGTGATTCTTGAGAACCGATAACATGTTAATCTCAACGAGTACggtgtgtaaaaaatataatatatcatgTCTGGTCTTCCTCTTTActgttattcatttattttttatttttttctaaagttATTGATTAACAATTATGACCAACGGTGAAAGTTGTCACCGGAAAGAAGGCTCGtcaaattgtaatattttacgCAGATGTATTGCTCGTTTTAAAATCTATGGAAAAAATCCAAGGCTTATATTAATAGTCGGTAATATTGCAGCCTTTTTAGCACCTCCGAATTACGGTACACTTTCGAATCTGCGACTTTTATGAGAAATTCACGAATACGCGGACTATCAAACCTGCTTAATTGCACCGCTTATATCATATACTTTAACGAGCTTTCGACAGACCTGGAGCATAAATTCATGCGCACAATTTACTTACAAAATCTGTCAGCAGGTAATTGCAAACCATCGAGCCGGAATTTTGCTATAACCACGAGCTATTCCAATCTCGATTGATTGGTGTTGAAAGTGTTGACATTCAAACTTCGATGGTAGTTGAATTCGAATTTATCTGAAATCAAAGTCCTGAAACGACTATACAATCACGAGTATATGACGAGTCATATATACAACGATTTGGCTGTACGCATATATTAACTGTGCAATGTTCAACATTCTTGTTCAGAAATTTCTTGgttcggaatattttttttttcactacggcggaatttaaattttttacgcagATTTTAGAGACACATGTAAAAATATGACTTTCTGTTATTGCACGAGTAtagagatggaaaaaaaagttgtcttACATAACAGGGTGATCAATGTTTTAAGCGATATCAaagattttgtttatttattattttatatatctTTTAGAGGAATAGCCGCCGGGCGTTTCTTTAGCACGTATTTATATTtgctgaaaagaaaaatgaaacttgaaaaaacgCGCGGTCGCCGTTACTTAAAACGAATGATAAatggatatatgtatatgtatagtcaAGTTCGCTTTATATACGCTAAATTGCATAATTACCTTGAGATGCAAGCGAAATGCACTCTCTTATATATAATAACTGATGAATTGTTAGAAATAAGAAGGATATATGATTTCTCTGTTATATAGAAAACTGTATTCAATACAATATAAACACCTAGCCAATTGTGCTATCGAGCCTTAAAAATATATGAGCTGGCCTCTCAATAGGCCCTGTTTGATGTATTCGTTTGTTATATCTTCGACTTCGTTCTCCTCATACCTCCATGCCATTTCAAACAAGGTATTATCGAAAGCGTTGACTAAAGAACATCAAGACAGATACCACTGGCTAAATTTTATGACCAGTTTTCGGCGGGCAAGTGGGCCCAGATAGGCCTTGAAGCGTTGGAGGGTTCTGCTCTATCTCTCTACCTAACAAGTTCGCACCGACATTCGTAGCAGCCAAAGTAGAGCCGGTATGAAAGCTTAAGATTGAGTCGGTACAAAGTGAGTACGTAAGCCTACTTGTCAACTGCATCATAGAAATGTCGAGTAGCTCAATCATACCCGTGAGAAGGAGCATAACCGCGTCCACCGCCAACGATCCCCAACTACGTCCGAGCACCTCCAACCCCTGTCAAACACCGCCGATCACCTTAGTCCTCCTAGTCCACCTGGTCCCCCTCCTCATCATCCTCCGCCCACTCATTATCATCGttgtcctcgtcctcctccgatcaccgccaaccacctccaaacACCTCctacgttgactgaagaacTGACAGAGAGTTGCCCTAATGGGCTGTGGAGTGACAACCGAAGATCGTCGTGGCTTCCGCTCCGTGAGATGTTCCAATAACAAAAATGAGAtcttattgcagaacatcagagagttaccgatttcgacatgatgctggctgcattcaccttccgagtaacacagtcttcgcaatggtaagCCCAGGCCGGcgatacaataaattaataagAATAAATTACTTCCAAAATAAAGTTTAGGTACCCGAGGaaagaatgtatacatagatcatgAATAATAAcagatcagatgtaataatgatgcggagaccaaaaagtatatgtatatgtatatgcggtccatgtacgacATTAATATACatgatccatttacgattaaaacgtgatgcatactataaattttataattttccaggagacaaactagattatctacaataatacggctataatatgaaaatagaagaattattcatttcgaaatgggattctattcgacacgcgctcgatgtattccatcacattaatattcataattattccaacgacttttcattttctctctcgatcttgaattttcggaggcatagaatcgaaacgctgttttagctagtcgcaagtgaaatACTtcacgttgggtagagaaggagatttgtttttcgtaaagtgtatggaaaaaaattcagagtaactgtaatacatcacggatgcgctaattttgatcgagacgaaatggatgctccgtatatgagacagtattaaacgcagtgtcctgatttaaagacctaataagatgattgtcggcgattttttttttttttttgatagggacagaaagaacgaagcttcttaaaacttcgagtgtatttcaacacacatttgaaaggtacgagcaaaaatttttatcatcctaatgtcgcagaacggcagcgtttattagctgacccgttaactaaAGAATATATCTtaagtcaacggctgaccatcgaagggccaagccgcttgagtctgaaatcggcaggaaagataaagtgcgtatttcttgtctgaaatgtgaaaactaaaatcatcatacatcatatcatattatcgtacatcatacatgaTACATCATCATACGTCATACATCATGCATAGTATTAAAGTGCGAAActaaagtttggatgtcggatgtttggctgttcggaaagtgacgtcactcaaaattttttttctcttgacatCATCGATCTACAGTATTGAGCTAGCcaaattcctcagtctggaaacaaccgcgccgtagcgcggacggatgagaatcgcgctccgcaaatttcgtgtaccgggttctcttcctcctggatcctgcgttCCGGGTTCACTTCCTGGAGCAACTCGaattccaggacaagcgctccgtagtttctgcgctccaggtcggtacctggtgaaactcgacttcaggaagaagcgctccgtagtttctaagctccaggtccgctacctgatGAAATtagacttccaggacaagcgctccgtagtttctaaGCTCCAGGTCTGCTACCTGGTAAAattcgacttccaggacaagcgctccacAGTTTCTGCGGTCAAGTTCCACTACCTGCaggaactcgacttccaggacaagcgctccgtggttcctgcgctccaggtccactacctcgtgaaactcgagttccaggacaagcgctccgtagttatGGCTGTCCAGGTTTTTGaactggtgacttttgaccaagcgctccgtagtttctacgctCAAGGTTCACTA includes the following:
- the LOC138190952 gene encoding uncharacterized protein, whose amino-acid sequence is MRIALRKFRVPGSLPPGSCVPGSLPGATRIPGQALRSFCAPGRYLVKLDFRKKRSVVSKLQVRYLMKLDFQDKRSVVSKLQVCYLVKFDFQDKRSTVSAVKFHYLQELDFQDKRSVVPALQVHYLVKLEFQDKRSVVMAVQVFELVTFDQALRSFYAQGPLPSETRLQGEDEEDEDLCSMSTTRGGYRWLFEVVGDCWRWSEVDEEEDELN